The proteins below are encoded in one region of uncultured Acidilobus sp. JCHS:
- a CDS encoding ABC-type phosphate transport system, permease component, whose product MIEQGAKFFTAPPPTTDLGLGGIGTVLQGSLVLVATALAFAAPISVLAGVFIAFYPNSFTARLARQLAEVVVEFPTIVIGLSVFGLFIVDLHWGLSALTGAIALAVVIMPYMTIQISEALRVPRAMFEETLYALGMSRLRTMLFVMSAGRRGLLTGLLIGMAKGFGETAALLFTVTTSFNLFFTSFNRPVSAIPVLIYFYGLAPYENWREVAWGAAFVLTVLVLALFSLVRVLARGGMSR is encoded by the coding sequence GTGATAGAGCAGGGGGCAAAGTTCTTCACTGCACCCCCTCCGACCACGGACCTCGGCCTCGGCGGGATAGGCACCGTCCTTCAGGGCTCGCTTGTCTTAGTGGCAACCGCCCTGGCCTTCGCGGCCCCGATAAGCGTCCTGGCAGGGGTCTTCATAGCATTCTACCCTAACTCTTTCACGGCGAGGCTGGCGCGCCAGCTGGCTGAAGTCGTCGTGGAGTTCCCAACTATAGTAATAGGCCTGTCAGTCTTCGGGCTCTTCATAGTGGACCTTCACTGGGGCCTGAGCGCGCTGACGGGCGCAATAGCCCTGGCTGTTGTCATTATGCCCTACATGACCATACAGATATCCGAAGCCTTGAGGGTCCCCAGGGCGATGTTCGAGGAAACACTTTACGCGTTGGGAATGAGCAGGCTGAGGACCATGCTGTTCGTGATGTCCGCTGGGAGAAGGGGCCTCCTCACGGGACTGCTCATAGGCATGGCTAAGGGGTTCGGCGAGACCGCCGCCTTGCTGTTCACGGTAACGACGTCCTTTAACCTGTTCTTCACATCCTTTAACAGGCCAGTGAGCGCCATACCTGTGTTGATATATTTCTACGGCCTGGCGCCCTACGAGAACTGGAGGGAAGTGGCCTGGGGGGCGGCCTTCGTCCTAACGGTCCTGGTTCTCGCCCTTTTCTCCCTAGTAAGGGTACTGGCTAGGGGAGGGATGAGCAGATGA
- a CDS encoding ABC-type phosphate transport system, permease component: MTTVAVLLAIPLSIGLAIFIAELSPKAVRDVLINISDLMAAFPTVVYGLWGLTELGPFLKSTLFAFLNRYLGFLPVFSGTPTGVSYLLASMVLAVMISPFASSLIREIYLQVPRSLDEGIYALGLGRWEVVRIRLGFIKRGIVGALALAFGRAVGETVAVAMTVGGVVAINKSLLSPGITIPAYIANLFGEAFSTVDVASFFMLSLILLGIGTAFLAAARLFIVSEQREVRTYGKA, encoded by the coding sequence GTGACCACGGTGGCCGTGCTGCTCGCTATACCCCTCTCCATAGGCCTCGCTATCTTCATAGCGGAGCTGTCGCCGAAGGCCGTCAGGGACGTCCTAATAAACATTAGCGACCTGATGGCAGCCTTTCCGACGGTCGTCTACGGGCTCTGGGGCCTTACAGAGCTGGGACCCTTCCTCAAGTCCACGCTCTTCGCTTTCCTCAACCGCTACCTGGGGTTCCTGCCTGTCTTCTCTGGAACACCGACAGGGGTGAGCTACCTGTTGGCCTCGATGGTTCTGGCAGTCATGATATCCCCGTTCGCCTCGTCTCTTATAAGAGAGATTTATCTGCAGGTCCCCAGGAGCTTGGATGAAGGCATCTACGCCCTGGGCCTTGGGAGGTGGGAAGTGGTAAGGATCAGGCTGGGCTTCATCAAGAGGGGCATCGTAGGCGCCCTGGCCCTCGCGTTCGGGAGGGCCGTAGGGGAGACGGTAGCAGTCGCAATGACCGTCGGAGGGGTTGTGGCCATCAACAAGAGCCTGCTCTCCCCTGGGATAACGATTCCCGCGTATATAGCTAACCTGTTCGGTGAGGCGTTTTCAACTGTCGATGTAGCATCGTTCTTCATGCTATCCCTCATACTGCTCGGCATCGGGACGGCCTTCTTAGCGGCGGCCAGATTGTTCATAGTCTCAGAGCAGAGGGAGGTGAGGACCTACGGCAAGGCTTAA
- a CDS encoding ABC-type phosphate transport system, ATPase component, with protein sequence MSGHCAFRIERLNVWLDSKHVLKDVSDVIIPRNVVFSIMGPSGSGKSTLLKTLNRLVETYPNARVEGKVLFMGEDIFSMDPVKLRRRVGYVFQQPNPFPHMSIYDNIAYPVKALGLAKSKREIDDIVKDSLVKANLYDEVKDRLHAKASALSGGQQQRLVIARALALRPSVLLMDEPTSMIDVVGARKIEELILQLKKEMTVVVATHTPQMARRISDYVLFLYDGRVVEWGPKEVMLEAPENDLTKMYVAGRFG encoded by the coding sequence ATGAGCGGGCACTGCGCGTTCAGAATAGAGAGGCTCAACGTGTGGCTCGACTCCAAGCACGTGCTCAAGGACGTCTCGGACGTTATCATTCCCAGGAACGTCGTGTTCTCGATAATGGGACCCTCGGGGAGCGGGAAGTCAACGCTCCTGAAGACTCTTAACAGGCTCGTGGAGACCTACCCGAACGCCAGGGTCGAGGGGAAGGTGCTGTTCATGGGGGAGGACATCTTTTCCATGGACCCCGTCAAGCTGAGGAGGAGGGTCGGCTACGTGTTCCAGCAGCCCAACCCGTTCCCACACATGAGCATCTACGACAACATAGCCTATCCCGTGAAGGCCCTGGGGCTGGCTAAGAGCAAGAGGGAGATCGACGATATAGTGAAGGACTCCCTAGTGAAGGCCAACCTCTACGATGAGGTCAAGGACCGTCTGCACGCCAAGGCTTCCGCCCTTTCAGGAGGTCAGCAGCAGAGGCTAGTGATAGCGAGGGCCCTGGCCCTTCGGCCCTCAGTTCTCCTTATGGATGAGCCGACATCGATGATAGACGTGGTCGGCGCTAGGAAGATAGAGGAGCTGATACTGCAGCTCAAGAAGGAGATGACCGTGGTTGTTGCGACCCACACGCCCCAGATGGCAAGGAGGATATCGGACTACGTTCTCTTCCTCTATGACGGCAGGGTGGTCGAGTGGGGTCCCAAGGAAGTAATGCTCGAGGCGCCAGAAAACGATCTCACCAAGATGTACGTAGCCGGACGCTTTGGGTGA
- a CDS encoding phosphate ABC transporter, phosphate-binding protein has protein sequence MPQMNSWIQDFEKVYPNIQVTYNGVGSGAGISNFRQGAYDIGATDAPIPSNLYANISQAKGGIIEIPDIVGAEGIIYNIPGFNQSKYGPLNLTADVLAKIYLGQIQYWDDPAIQQLNPHFKFPHQPIIVVHRSDASGTTYVFTLWLYKSSSAWRSSGVGYGFTVNWPVDQTGRGLGGKGNPGVTELVKSNAYSIGYVEFQYAIANNITMASVQNPSTGQFLQPTTQTVLSAVSSVNLNSLPSPTSDISSMTDLLLNVNASGAYPIVTFSYLVIQKNYSDFNKAAAIYIFLHWVYTQGMNQSVILTGYLPLPSNVRQYVLNALNQITYNGQPVYTLLSGVQ, from the coding sequence ATGCCGCAGATGAACTCCTGGATCCAGGACTTCGAGAAGGTCTACCCCAACATCCAGGTAACGTACAACGGGGTGGGCAGTGGGGCTGGCATCAGCAACTTCCGCCAGGGCGCTTACGACATAGGGGCCACAGACGCGCCAATACCGAGCAACCTTTACGCCAATATAAGCCAGGCCAAGGGCGGGATCATAGAAATCCCAGACATCGTTGGGGCAGAGGGCATAATTTACAACATACCGGGGTTCAACCAGAGCAAGTACGGCCCGCTCAACCTAACCGCTGACGTCCTGGCCAAGATCTACCTGGGCCAGATACAGTACTGGGACGACCCTGCAATCCAGCAGCTGAACCCACACTTCAAGTTCCCGCACCAGCCCATAATTGTAGTTCACAGGTCTGACGCGAGCGGGACCACTTACGTGTTCACCCTGTGGCTCTACAAGTCCTCCAGCGCCTGGAGGAGCTCTGGGGTGGGCTATGGCTTCACCGTGAACTGGCCCGTCGACCAGACGGGAAGGGGCCTGGGCGGCAAGGGCAACCCAGGGGTCACCGAGCTCGTGAAGAGCAACGCGTACTCGATAGGCTACGTTGAGTTCCAGTACGCCATTGCAAATAACATAACCATGGCCTCCGTCCAGAACCCTTCCACAGGCCAGTTCCTTCAGCCCACGACCCAGACCGTGCTCAGTGCCGTTTCGTCAGTGAACCTGAACTCCCTGCCGAGCCCGACCTCAGACATAAGCAGCATGACGGACCTACTCCTTAACGTCAACGCCAGTGGCGCCTATCCCATAGTGACCTTCTCATACCTGGTGATCCAGAAGAACTACAGCGACTTCAACAAGGCCGCGGCAATCTACATCTTCCTGCACTGGGTCTACACGCAGGGGATGAACCAGAGCGTGATACTAACGGGTTACCTTCCGCTGCCCAGTAACGTCAGGCAGTACGTGCTTAACGCACTGAACCAGATTACATACAACGGGCAACCAGTGTACACGCTGCTAAGTGGTGTTCAATGA